The Takifugu flavidus isolate HTHZ2018 chromosome 17, ASM371156v2, whole genome shotgun sequence genome contains a region encoding:
- the trim55b gene encoding tripartite motif-containing protein 55b isoform X3: MNNMDNLEKQLICPICLEMFTKPVVILPCQHNLCRKCANDIFQASNPYLPTRAGSLTSGGRFRCPSCRHEVVLDRHGVYGLQRNLLVENIIDMFKQESSSGKPVEERKEQMPMCDVHEEEKINIYCITHAVPTCSMCKIFGAHKDCEVSPITSIYQTKKMELSDGIAMMVGNNDRMQGIISQLEETCRAIEENGRRQKTMVCEKFDQLYSVLEEKKREMSQKVTDEQEEKLSYIRSLTRKYGDHLEQSCKVVEMGIQNMEEPEMALFLQNTKPLLKKITDATSTAHLDKVERGYENMDHFHVEFKKVGQALRSIDFIQEEEEEEHDDEEGEAEDEEAAQTVSEGSAVPTASLQPPEPQQTNPSTVTSATSS, from the exons ATGAATAACATGGACAACTTGGAGAAACAGCTGATTTGTCCTATATGCCTGGAGATGTTTACAAAGCCCGTGGTTATCCTGCCCTGCCAGCACAACCTATGTAGGAAATGTGCAAATGACATTTTTCAG GCCTCGAATCCATACCTTCCAACGAGGGCTGGCTCGCTGACATCCGGCGGCCGCTTCAGATGCCCGTCCTGCAGACACGAGGTGGTTCTGGACAGGCACGGCGTGTACGGCCTCCAGAGGAACCTGCTGGTTGAGAACATCATCGACATGTTCAAACAGGAATCCAGCAG TGGCAAACCAgttgaggagaggaaggagcagatgCCCATGTGTGACGTGCACGAagaggaaaagatcaatatttacTGCATCACCCACGCGGTGCCAACGTGCTCCATGTGCAAGATATTTGGGGCTCACAAAGACTGCGAGGTGTCGCCCATCACCAGCATCTACCAGACAAAGAAG ATGGAGCTGAGCGACGGCATTGCAATGATGGTGGGCAACAATGACAGGATGCAGGGCATCATTAGTCAGCTGGAGGAAACGTGTCGCGCTATAGAG GAGAACGGTCGCAGGCAGAAGACGATGGTGTGCGAGAAGTTCGACCAGCTGTATTCcgtgctggaggagaagaagagggagatgaGCCAGAAAGTGACAGATgaacaggaagagaagctgagtTATATCCGTAGCCTGACCAGGAAGTACGGAGACCACCTGGAGCAGAGCTGTAAAGTTGTTGAGATGGGGatccagaacatggaggagcCCGAAATGGCTTTATTCCTACAG AACACAAAGCCTCTGCTCAAAAA GATTACAGATGCCACCAGCACAGCACACTTGGATAAAGTGGAGCGTGGATACGAGAACATGGATCATTTCCACGTAGAGTTCAAGAAAGTAGGCCAGGCCCTGCGAAGCATTGACTTTATTCAAG aggaggaagaggaagaacacGACGACGAAGAGGGAGAAGCCGAGGATGAGGAAGCAGCCCAGACGGTTTCAGAAGGCAGCGCCGTTCCGACTGCTTCCCTCCAACCTCCAGAGCCCCAACAGACGAACCCTTCGACTGTCACCAGCGCCACTTCAAGCTAG
- the trim55b gene encoding tripartite motif-containing protein 55b isoform X1: protein MNNMDNLEKQLICPICLEMFTKPVVILPCQHNLCRKCANDIFQASNPYLPTRAGSLTSGGRFRCPSCRHEVVLDRHGVYGLQRNLLVENIIDMFKQESSSGKPVEERKEQMPMCDVHEEEKINIYCITHAVPTCSMCKIFGAHKDCEVSPITSIYQTKKMELSDGIAMMVGNNDRMQGIISQLEETCRAIEISLILLCVDNWPPPPSVRLKENGRRQKTMVCEKFDQLYSVLEEKKREMSQKVTDEQEEKLSYIRSLTRKYGDHLEQSCKVVEMGIQNMEEPEMALFLQNTKPLLKKITDATSTAHLDKVERGYENMDHFHVEFKKVGQALRSIDFIQEEEEEEHDDEEGEAEDEEAAQTVSEGSAVPTASLQPPEPQQTNPSTVTSATSS, encoded by the exons ATGAATAACATGGACAACTTGGAGAAACAGCTGATTTGTCCTATATGCCTGGAGATGTTTACAAAGCCCGTGGTTATCCTGCCCTGCCAGCACAACCTATGTAGGAAATGTGCAAATGACATTTTTCAG GCCTCGAATCCATACCTTCCAACGAGGGCTGGCTCGCTGACATCCGGCGGCCGCTTCAGATGCCCGTCCTGCAGACACGAGGTGGTTCTGGACAGGCACGGCGTGTACGGCCTCCAGAGGAACCTGCTGGTTGAGAACATCATCGACATGTTCAAACAGGAATCCAGCAG TGGCAAACCAgttgaggagaggaaggagcagatgCCCATGTGTGACGTGCACGAagaggaaaagatcaatatttacTGCATCACCCACGCGGTGCCAACGTGCTCCATGTGCAAGATATTTGGGGCTCACAAAGACTGCGAGGTGTCGCCCATCACCAGCATCTACCAGACAAAGAAG ATGGAGCTGAGCGACGGCATTGCAATGATGGTGGGCAACAATGACAGGATGCAGGGCATCATTAGTCAGCTGGAGGAAACGTGTCGCGCTATAGAG ATTTCTCTGATTCTTCTGTGCGTTGACAACTGGCCTCCTCCGCCGTCGGTGCGCTTGAAGGAGAACGGTCGCAGGCAGAAGACGATGGTGTGCGAGAAGTTCGACCAGCTGTATTCcgtgctggaggagaagaagagggagatgaGCCAGAAAGTGACAGATgaacaggaagagaagctgagtTATATCCGTAGCCTGACCAGGAAGTACGGAGACCACCTGGAGCAGAGCTGTAAAGTTGTTGAGATGGGGatccagaacatggaggagcCCGAAATGGCTTTATTCCTACAG AACACAAAGCCTCTGCTCAAAAA GATTACAGATGCCACCAGCACAGCACACTTGGATAAAGTGGAGCGTGGATACGAGAACATGGATCATTTCCACGTAGAGTTCAAGAAAGTAGGCCAGGCCCTGCGAAGCATTGACTTTATTCAAG aggaggaagaggaagaacacGACGACGAAGAGGGAGAAGCCGAGGATGAGGAAGCAGCCCAGACGGTTTCAGAAGGCAGCGCCGTTCCGACTGCTTCCCTCCAACCTCCAGAGCCCCAACAGACGAACCCTTCGACTGTCACCAGCGCCACTTCAAGCTAG
- the trim55b gene encoding tripartite motif-containing protein 55b isoform X2, which yields MFTKPVVILPCQHNLCRKCANDIFQASNPYLPTRAGSLTSGGRFRCPSCRHEVVLDRHGVYGLQRNLLVENIIDMFKQESSSGKPVEERKEQMPMCDVHEEEKINIYCITHAVPTCSMCKIFGAHKDCEVSPITSIYQTKKMELSDGIAMMVGNNDRMQGIISQLEETCRAIEISLILLCVDNWPPPPSVRLKENGRRQKTMVCEKFDQLYSVLEEKKREMSQKVTDEQEEKLSYIRSLTRKYGDHLEQSCKVVEMGIQNMEEPEMALFLQNTKPLLKKITDATSTAHLDKVERGYENMDHFHVEFKKVGQALRSIDFIQEEEEEEHDDEEGEAEDEEAAQTVSEGSAVPTASLQPPEPQQTNPSTVTSATSS from the exons ATGTTTACAAAGCCCGTGGTTATCCTGCCCTGCCAGCACAACCTATGTAGGAAATGTGCAAATGACATTTTTCAG GCCTCGAATCCATACCTTCCAACGAGGGCTGGCTCGCTGACATCCGGCGGCCGCTTCAGATGCCCGTCCTGCAGACACGAGGTGGTTCTGGACAGGCACGGCGTGTACGGCCTCCAGAGGAACCTGCTGGTTGAGAACATCATCGACATGTTCAAACAGGAATCCAGCAG TGGCAAACCAgttgaggagaggaaggagcagatgCCCATGTGTGACGTGCACGAagaggaaaagatcaatatttacTGCATCACCCACGCGGTGCCAACGTGCTCCATGTGCAAGATATTTGGGGCTCACAAAGACTGCGAGGTGTCGCCCATCACCAGCATCTACCAGACAAAGAAG ATGGAGCTGAGCGACGGCATTGCAATGATGGTGGGCAACAATGACAGGATGCAGGGCATCATTAGTCAGCTGGAGGAAACGTGTCGCGCTATAGAG ATTTCTCTGATTCTTCTGTGCGTTGACAACTGGCCTCCTCCGCCGTCGGTGCGCTTGAAGGAGAACGGTCGCAGGCAGAAGACGATGGTGTGCGAGAAGTTCGACCAGCTGTATTCcgtgctggaggagaagaagagggagatgaGCCAGAAAGTGACAGATgaacaggaagagaagctgagtTATATCCGTAGCCTGACCAGGAAGTACGGAGACCACCTGGAGCAGAGCTGTAAAGTTGTTGAGATGGGGatccagaacatggaggagcCCGAAATGGCTTTATTCCTACAG AACACAAAGCCTCTGCTCAAAAA GATTACAGATGCCACCAGCACAGCACACTTGGATAAAGTGGAGCGTGGATACGAGAACATGGATCATTTCCACGTAGAGTTCAAGAAAGTAGGCCAGGCCCTGCGAAGCATTGACTTTATTCAAG aggaggaagaggaagaacacGACGACGAAGAGGGAGAAGCCGAGGATGAGGAAGCAGCCCAGACGGTTTCAGAAGGCAGCGCCGTTCCGACTGCTTCCCTCCAACCTCCAGAGCCCCAACAGACGAACCCTTCGACTGTCACCAGCGCCACTTCAAGCTAG
- the crhb gene encoding corticotropin releasing hormone b has protein sequence MKLNLFGTTVILLVAFLPRYECRAIESPGGALRLPAPQNSQQQQQSGPILERLGEEYFIRLGNGDSNSFPSSSLYPGGSPAIYNRALQQLQLTRRLLQGKVGNIRALISGFGDRGEESMERGRRSEDPPISLDLTFHLLREMMEMSKAEQLAQQAQNNRRMMELFGK, from the coding sequence ATGAAGCTCAATTTATTCGGCACCACCGTGATTCTGCTAGTTGCCTTTTTACCCCGCTACGAATGTCGGGCTATTGAGAGCCCCGGTGGTGCCCTGCGCCTCCCAGCTCCCCAGAActcccagcaacagcagcagtctggTCCCATCCTGGAGCGGCTCGGGGAGGAGTACTTCATCCGACTGGGTAACGGGGACTCTAACTctttcccgtcctcctccctgtACCCCGGCGGATCACCTGCCATCTACAACAGAGCGCTGCAACAACTCCAGCTGACTCGGCGCCTCTTGCAAGGCAAAGTTGGGAACATCAGGGCGCTGATAAGCGGCTTCGGAGACCGTGGGGAAGAGTCGatggagaggggaaggaggtcCGAGGATCCGCCGATATCTCTGGACCTGACCTTCCACCTGCTCCGGGAGATGATGGAAATGTCCAAGGCGGAACAGCTGGCTCAACAGGCGCAGAACAACAGAAGAATGATGGAGCTCTTCGGGAAATGA